One genomic segment of Tripterygium wilfordii isolate XIE 37 chromosome 9, ASM1340144v1, whole genome shotgun sequence includes these proteins:
- the LOC120005370 gene encoding dof zinc finger protein DOF2.4-like translates to MVFSSSIPVYLDPSNWQQQQLNQQSGSENSQLPPPHPDGGGGGGSGGGGSIRPGSMADRARLAKIPQPEAALKCPRCDSTNTKFCYFNNYNLSQPRHFCKTCRRYWTRGGALRNVPVGGGCRRNKRSKGSGRSKSPVTSGSNSTSALASNSCSSTMLGHMPPQGTQLPLLPPLNHLNDYNSRGIIGLNFCGNQAPVAEAGCGDMEFQIGSGNSSGANASIIPNGIVDQWRLQQVHHHQFPNFLGNLEETITTNGLYPFNQGTSSTHGGYVGQLRSKP, encoded by the exons ATGGTTTTCTCTTCATCTATTCCAGTCTATCTAGATCCATCCAATTGGCAACAACAG CAACTTAATCAACAAAGTGGAAGTGAAAACTCTCAACTGCCACCACCTCATCccgatggtggtggtggcggtggcAGTGGTGGTGGAGGGTCAATCAGGCCTGGTTCGATGGCTGATCGAGCTAGGTTAGCCAAGATACCACAACCTGAGGCAGCTCTTAAATGTCCAAGATGTGATTCCACAAACACTAAGTTTTGTTACTTCAATAATTACAACCTCTCACAACCTAGGCACTTTTGCAAGACCTGTAGAAGATACTGGACAAGAGGAGGTGCACTAAGGAATGTCCCGGTCGGAGGTGGTTGTAGAAGGAACAAGAGAAGCAAAGGAAGTGGCAGATCAAAGTCTCCGGTTACATCCGGGTCTAACTCCACCAGTGCACTTGCTTCTAATAGTTGTTCTTCTACTATGTTAGGTCATATGCCCCCTCAAGGAACACAATTACCACTTTTACCCCCTTTGAATCATCTTAATGACTATAATTCTAGGGGCATTATTGGCCTGAATTTTTGTGGAAATCAGGCGCCGGTGGCGGAGGCTGGTTGTGGTGATATGGAATTTCAGATTGGGAGTGGTAATTCAAGTGGTGCTAATGCATCTATCATACCAAATGGAATTGTTGACCAGTGGAGATTACAACAAGTGCATCATCATCAATTCCCTAATTTCTTGGGTAATTTGGAAGAAACAATAACAACAAATGGGTTGTACCCATTTAATCAAGGTACTAGTAGTACTCATGGAGGCTATGTTGGTCAACTTAGGTCAAAGCCATAG